Proteins encoded by one window of Salmo trutta chromosome 17, fSalTru1.1, whole genome shotgun sequence:
- the LOC115151526 gene encoding actin-like protein 6A, protein MSGGVYGGDEVGALVFDIGSYTVRAGYAGEDCPKADFPTVMGVTLDREDGSTPMETDGGDKGKQGTNYFIDTNQLRVARENMEVMSPLKNGMIEDWDSFQAILDHTYKMHFKSEPSIHPVLMSEASWNTRAKREKLTELMFEHYNIPAFFLCKTAVLSSFANGRSTGLVLDSGATHTTAIPVHDGYVLQQGIVKSPLAGDFMSMQCRELFQELNVEIVPPYMIASKDAVRDGTPASWKKKEKLPQVTRSWHNYMCNTVIQDFQASVLQVSDSPYDEQVAAQMPTVHYELPNGYNCDFGAERLKIPEGLFDPSNAKGLSGNTMLGVGHVVTTSVGMCDIDIRPGLYGSVVVTGGNTLISGFTDRLTRELSQKTPPSMRLKLIANNTTVERRFSAWIGGSILASLGTFQQMWISKQEYEEGGKQCVDRKCP, encoded by the exons ATGAGTGGCGGAGTGTATGGAGGCG ATGAGGTTGGAGCCCTAGTGTTTGACATAGGCTCTTACACAGTGAGAGCCGGGTATGCTGGAGAAGATTGTCCCAAG GCGGACTTCCCCACGGTGATGGGCGTGACCCTGGACAGGGAGGATGGCAGCACCCCGATGGAGACGGACGGCGGGGACAAGGGCAAGCAGGGCACCAACTACTTCATCGACACCAACCAGCTGAGGGTGGCCCGCGAGAATATGGAAGTCATGTCACCGCTCAAAAACGGCATGA TCGAGGACTGGGACAGCTTCCAGGCCATTCTAGACCACACCTACAAGATGCACTTCAAGTCGGAACCCAGCATCCATCCTGTACTCATGTCAGAAGCCTCG TGGAACACACGAGCCAAGCGGGAGAAGCTAACCGAGCTGATGTTTGAGCATTACAACATTCCTGCCTTCTTCCTGTGCAAAACGGCGGTGCTGTCCTC CTTTGCCAACGGACGATCCACAGGGTTGGTGTTAGACAGCGGagccacacacaccacagccatTCCAGTGCACGACGGTTACGTGCTTCAGCAAG GCATTGTCAAGTCTCCCCTTGCTGGAGACTTTATGAGCATGCAATGTAGAGAGCTATTTCAAGAGTTAAATGTTGAAATAGTCCCTCCTTACATGATTGCATCAAAG GATGCTGTACGTGATGGAACCCCAGCCAGCTGGAAGAAGAAGGAGAAACTACCTCAAGTCACCAGGTCCTGGCACAACTACATGTGTAAT ACTGTGATTCAGGATTTCCAAGCGTCTGTGCTGCAGGTTTCAGACTCGCCTTATGATGAACA AGTTGCAGCCCAGATGCCCACGGTTCACTACGAGCTGCCCAATGGATACAACTGTGACTTTGGGGCAGAGAGGCTGAAGATTCCAGAAGGCCTTTTTGACCCTTCCAATGCCAAG GGTCTGTCTGGCAACACCATGTTGGGAGTCGGCCACGTGGTGACCACCAGTGTGGGAATGTGTGACATCGATATTCGGCCG GGTCTTTATGGTAGCGTGGTGGTCACCGGCGGCAACACACTCATCTCGGGCTTCACAGACCGACTCACCAGAGAACTCTCTCAGAAGACCCCTCCT AGCATGAGGCTGAAATTGATAGCCAACAACACAACGGTGGAGCGCAGGTTCAGTGCCTGGATAGGAGGCTCCATCTTGGCATCACTA